The proteins below come from a single Metarhizium brunneum chromosome 1, complete sequence genomic window:
- the ATG24 gene encoding Sorting nexin-4: MAVTDQDHDQDNFSSISWTEHDTAVNSVAGQHGHHDGEASGARRSGRELDPHGLGSEKLECTVGSPLKENDGSKDAFISYLITTHSTFQSFQKETTTVRRRFTDFVFLYKQLMRDYPATAVPPLPDKQRMEYVRGDRFGPDFTLRRAHSFQRFLTRLSLHPILRRAPILHSFLESPDWNATMRSRSARTSLSTDPSNSSGVFDNFADTFINAFTKLHKPDRRFIEVKDKSDKLDEDLGNIEKIVARVVRREADLETDLKDLAEQFQKLITLEPGVEPEVHAFAASIQDTAAHLHTLRDVTDQDYLGSLRDMQAYSLSLKNLLRAREQKQLDYEQLTEYLNKSTAERDSLQSGYASSGAGSFIRAKIEDVRGVDHEQARRERQRKLELRVEELTTEVERARATSDMFDDEVVREVADFERIKRAEFKTQLGGLADAHVGFYGEVVDLWERYIKEMDQESVLAA; encoded by the exons atggccgtcACTGACCAAGACCACGACCAAGACAACTTCTCCAGCATATCATGGACGGAACACGACACCGCAGTAAATTCAGTCGCAGGACAGCACGGGcaccatgatggcgaggccTCAGGAGCCAGACGTAGCGGCCGCGAGCTCGATCCTCACGGGCTAGGCAGCGAGAAGCTCGAGTGTACAGTTGGTAGTCCGCTCAAGGAGAATGACGGCAGCAAGGATGCATTCATTTCATATCTGATTACCACTCAC TCCACCTTCCAGTCGTTCCAGAAAGAAACAACGACTGTCCGGCGACGCTTCACAGACTTTGTCTTCCTATACAAGCAGCTCATGCGAGACTATCCCGCCACCGCCGTGCCCCCGCTCCCGGACAAGCAGCGCATGGAATACGTGCGCGGCGACCGCTTCGGCCCAGACTTCACCTTGCGACGGGCACACTCGTTCCAGCGCTTCCTCACCCGTCTATCACTGCACCCCATCCTCCGCCGGGCACCCATCCTGCACAGCTTCCTCGAGAGCCCCGACTGGAACGCGACCATGCGCAGCCGCAGCGCCCGCACCAGCCTCTCCACCGACCCCAGCAACTCGAGCGGCGTCTTCGACAACTTCGCAGACACCTTCATCAACGCCTTCACCAAGCTGCACAAGCCGGACAGGCGCTTCATCGAAGTCAAAGACAAGAGCGACAAGCTCGACGAGGAcctgggcaacattgaaaagatTGTCGCCCGCGTCGTCCGCCGCGAGGCCGATCTCGAAACGGACCTCAAGGACCTCGCGGAGCAGTTCCAAAAGCTCATCACCCTCGAGCCCGGCGTCGAGCCCGAGGTCCACGCCTTCGCCGCCTCCATCCAAGACACCGCCGCGCACCTGCACACCCTGCGCGACGTCACCGACCAGGACTACCTCGGCTCCCTGCGCGACATGCAGGCCTACTCCCTCTCGCTCAAGAACCTCCTCCGCGCGCGggagcagaagcagctcgACTACGAACAGCTCACTGAGTACCTCAACAAGTCCACCGCGGAGCGCGACTCCCTCCAGTCGGGCTACGCGTCCTCGGGCGCCGGCTCCTTCATCCGCGCCAAGATCGAAGACGTCCGCGGCGTCGACCACGAGCAGGCCCGCCGCGAGCGCCAGCGCAAGCTCGAGCTGCGCGTCGAGGAGCTCACCACCGAGGTAGAGCGGGCCCGTGCCACGAGCGACATgttcgacgacgaggtcgtcCGGGAAGTCGCCGATTTCGAGCGCATCAAGAGGGCCGAGTTCAAGACACAGCTGGGTGGGCTGGCGGATGCACACGTCGGGTTTTACGGAGAGGTGGTTGACCTTTGGGAGAGGTACATCAAAGAAATGGACCAGGAGAGCGTGCTAGCCGCGTAA
- the mdm28 gene encoding LETM1 domain-containing protein mdm28: MSASATVARRAATRTPLLRNAQALSRGVTPSLMARHIGRQSQVSALALLIPMRQVSTEHHRPDSQHSGLPPGFNVDQAKKPLPKENPAVEAKDVDAQSPTATAGQPDTTQAEAAMTDLAAKKDDLAQQKEVTKAEKEEKKLTIWQKVKKEAQHYWDGSKLLATEVKISWRLALKMAAGYDLTRREHKQLRRTVQDLGRLVPFSVFIIVPLGEALLPLALKLFPNMLPSTFEGQKSKEAKATVLRSTRKEVSSFLRQTLKETGLPLSQATAQKEEFANFFRKVRSTGEAPTHQDVIKVCKVFRDDMTLDNLSRPQLVSMCRYMNLNTFGTDMMLRYQVRHRMRQIKRDDKAISFEGVDSLTVLELQMACAARGIRTHSVSPARMRTDLQSWLDLRLKEGVPSTLLVLSNAYMYGQGSGEGSSQIDALIGVLSSIPEELFHEIELEVHNAEGAATNKQRLEVVKEQQELIEEENEQNEESQSTGMATPRDVEDIDEKEERIMHAEAEGADKKAASEMVDAEREQAQVTERQAKTQSNAEQK, translated from the exons ATGAGTGCATCGGCCACAGTTGCCCGCCGGGCAGCCACGAGAACCCCCTTGTTAAGAAACG CCCAGGCCTTGTCGCGCGGCGTTACACCCAGCTTGATGGCCAGGCATATCGGCCGTCAGTCACAGGTTTCGGCACTGGCACTGCTGATTCCCATGCGACAGGTCAGCACCGAGCATCACCGACCTGACTCACAACATTCTGGCCTGCCACCGGGTTTCAACGTCGACCAGGCTAAGAAACCGTTGCCGAAAGAGAACcccgccgtcgaggccaaggacgtAGACGCCCAGAGCCCAACCGCAACCGCTGGCCAACCTGACACAAcccaggccgaggccgccatgaCTGACTTGGCCGCCAAAAAAGATGATTTGGCACAGCAGAAGGAGGTGACCAAGGcggagaaggaagagaagaagctcaCTATATGGCAAAAGGTTAAAAAAGAGGCCCAGCACTATTGGGATGGAAGTAAGCTGCTTGCTACAGAAGTCAAAATTAGCTGGAGACTAGCGCTCAAGATGGCTGCTGGCTACGACCTCACCCGCAGAGAACACAAGCAGCTGCGACGAACAGTCCAGGATCTGGGCCGCCTTGTCCCATTCAGCGTCTTCATCATTGTTCCACTTGGTGAGGCACTTCTGCCGTTGGCGTTGAAGCTGTTCCCCAACATGCTGCCGAGCACATTCGAGGGCCAAAAGTccaaggaagccaaggccaccgTCTTGCGATCCACGCGAAAAGAAGTGAGCAGCTTTTTGCGACAGACTCTCAAGGAGACTGGTCTTCCTCTAAGCCAGGCAACGGCCCAGAAGGAGGAGTTCGCCAACTTCTTTCGCAAGGTCCGCTCCACTGGCGAAGCTCCCACCCACCAGGATGTCATCAAGGTCTGCAAGGTCTTCCGAGATGACATGACCCTTGACAACCTGTCTCGCCCCCAGTTGGTTTCCATGTGCCGATACATGAACCTCAACACCTTTGGTACGGATATGATGCTGCGATATCAGGTTCGCCATCGCATGAGACAAATCAAGCGAGACGACAAGGCCATCAGCTTCGAAGGTGTTGACAGTCTTACCGTCCTGGAACTGCAGATGGCTTGCGCTGCTCGTGGTATCAGGACTCACAGCGTGTCTCCTGCTCGCATGCGAACCGACCTGCAGTCGTGGTTGGATCTGCGTCTGAAGGAGGGCGTTCCGTCTACCTTGCTCGTCCTCAGCAATGCGTACATGTATGGTCAGGGTTCTGGCGAAGGCTCAAGCCAGATTGACGCTCTCATCGGCGTACTTTCCTCCATCCCCGAGGAGTTGTTCCACGAGATCGAGCTCGAAGTCCACAACGCCGAAggcgccgccaccaacaaaCAGCGTCTCGAGGTTGTCaaggagcagcaggagcTTATCGAGGAGGAGAACGAACAGAACGAAGAAAGCCAGAGCACTGGCATGGCCACACCCCGTGACGTTGAAGACATTGACGAAAAGGAGGAGAGAATCATGCATGCTGAAGCTGAGGGTGCTGACAAGAAGGCTGCCAGCGAAATGGTCGATGCTGAGCGCGAACAGGCTCAAGTAACCGAGCGACAGGCCAAGACCCAGTCCAACGCGGAGCAAAAGTGA
- the mfs1_2 gene encoding Transporter mfs1, whose translation MAHIVRNTALGTAVRLLSRNKCLCFPVDSNKYQHAATEVKVNWWFITRLIKEAANLSSESHDNPVNPQNWAQWRKMLVSSVICVYTVAMHCGSSIFAPSEDQILRRLHVSEAAASLGLSPYILGYGLGPLLFSSLGEIAFIGRNPVYVVAFFIFAVLSVGAALCGSFSGLVVLRFLQGFFGSPSLATGAATLGDVFSIVYLPYPLAAWSSAMYAEPALAPILSAFAVEAKGHRSLGEIVRLSGFVFVVLVVFLPETAAPTLLYYKAKRLRQRTGCLAFVPTGSLWKKHQSAAQTVKLALVKPFGVSVKAPAVALSTFTHYHLTTKARVRKLGTFNTQETFLRPGLLSVLGVPVGIFLLGWTSKESVPWQVPALGHIMYCGCSFAVGPGIFIHLPTSHPQYAASLFAADDALRSAFASGAILYGRPLLPKEDQDTSVEPISLSSISIHGKLGRQPAVDDGHDQISPVDSHSISTSHHTTIDEPSQAVVDDAPASDLWSAAYREAVESLGEDIDVAILKGKGIEQLFHQLEELNTELTEQSAFLAGVEYLQRIKVPLEKFKLALDLATPLTDMQPVSAAVFGVVKGVTAIAISFAAADVEFAKKIGEMLEQMSYIDECDTLGQKSENKNIHKALVSVYQKILEFYQAAYDILTRRKVKLVLKIILENDKLPAIISEFITRASNLRNLIHTTTLEVVQEIQVMLYDQQIAAWLGRESELVQSEHHDSLQAIRADEACEFLLKHAHFLNWYCGTDATGSQKLIMVGDMGSGKSVSMAFLVDELVKKSQFQLPRAKVYYYYCQPGKTDNYASFLSTWILQLLEDFPAKKKAFVELYNQARTQGDRNPGKNKTFLERILKGFLGDVDRLLFIAIDGLDEFDRRSRKQLVEFLDTSMQVTSKLKVVLSTRPEDEILELLGETPKIYVSSHAGRDGIIVKKIVNDRLNHLSPDVKGLIIRTLSERANGSAIWTNTVVQLIEGLEIRALGPMKTFLEDIPLPDRLHTLYSQCITKCTSNRPENKPIAVTALKFLSVVRRPLSILELSWAVTLALAGDGITSIESLADLVDSGRVMSLIRPFVAHIDFGDVKKRQVRLLHLSVKDFVTQSLASSGMPHTPSAECCAEMLEAELMNTCVRYLLLDEVGQRHLFSDEQLAIEALPQEVDLFNDDSEPNNYTANCSWDEWEETMIRYDPTERGFGELFVYASCYWVEHWSVITTPSLVELASIEKLCEPGSTRIHNWIEQNRRPGCVILPRVVFDPSLYDPLGIAALFSSPDMFRHVVESSDFGSAKFLPKSIMKAADQLIQWGDICRLRMLPLDEKAKHRLLTLEFFRLVIHQWFGRKTDLRRQNWDGVFDFIYDVLDVMIREKWANKLFCAATAKCCLPMIQRLVGRARINKELESELCCRDSPDAGETLNTSAVSHLIQEAMREDDIEVVEYLIKHYGTEVRLPNSKSREEDA comes from the exons ATGGCACATATTGTCCGCAATACCGCCCTCGGCACTGCCGTACGCCTCCTCTCCCGCAACAAATGTCTCTGTTTCCCGGTCGACTCAAACAAGTATCAGC ATGCAGCGACAGAGGTTAAAGTGAATTGGTGGTTTATCACAAGGTTGATAAAGGAGGCGGCTAATCTGAGCAGTGAATCCCACGACAACCCTGTAAATCCACAGAACTGGGCACAATGGAGAAAGATGTTGGTTTCAAGTGTAATCTG TGTTTACACGGTTGCCATGCACTGCGGGTCGTCGATATTCGCGCCGAGCGAAGA CCAAATACTGAGACGCCTTCATGTCTCGGAAGCGGCTGCCTCTCTTGGTCTTTCCCCCTATATTTTAGGCT ATGGTCTTGGGCCGCTCTTGTTCTCATCCCTGGGTGAGATTGCCTTTATTGGCCGCAACCCAGTATACGTTGTCgcattcttcatcttcgccgTGCTCTCTGTCGGCGCGGCTCTTTGCGGCTCGTTTTCAGGGCTGGTCGTCCTGCGGTTTCTGCAGGGTTTCTTCGGCAGCCCTAGCTTGGCTACTGGGGCAGCCACACTCGGCGACGTG TTTTCTATCGTGTATTTGCCGTATCCTCTAGCTGCGTGGTCTAGTGCCATGTATGCGGAACCGGCTCTAGCTCCGATTCTTTCTGCTTTTGCCGTAGAAGCTAAAGG GCACCGGTCTCTGGGGGAAATCGTACGGCTCTCGGGTTTCGTGTTTGTCgtgctcgtcgtcttcctccccgAAACGGCGGCGCCAACGCTCCTGTATTACAAGGCCAAACGACTTCGACAAAGAACCGGATGTTTGGCATTTGTTCCCACGGGATCCCTGTGGAAGAAGCATCAGAGTGCGGCCCAGACCGTGAAACTCGCGCTCGTTAAGCCGTTTGGGGTATCCGTCAAAGCTCCTGCAGTTGCCTTATCAACGTTTACGCAC TACCACCTCACGACCAAGGCCAGAGTCCGCAAACTCGGCACTTTTAACACGCAGGAAACTTTCCTCCGGCCCGGGCTCCTTAGTGTGCTGGGCGTGCCGGTGGGCATATTTCTCTTAGGATGGACCTCCAAAGAGTCTGTGCCTTGGCAAGTTCCAGCGCTGGGCCACATTATGTACTGCGGGTGTTCGTTTGCGGTCGGGCCGGGCATCTTTATTCACTTGCCGACTAGTCACCCGCAATATGCGGCGAGTTTGTTCGCTGCAGACGATGCGTTGAGGAGTGCATTCGCCAGTGGTGCCATTTTGTACGGGCGGCCGCT GCTGCCTaaagaagaccaagacaCATCGGTCGAGCCCATTTCGCTTTCCTCCATCTCGATACATGGCAAACTGGGCCGACAGCCCGCCGTGGATGACGGCCACGATCAAATTTCACCTGTGGACAGTCACTCCATAAGCACATCACACCACACTACCATCGATGAACCCTCCCAGGCGGTTGTGGACGATGCGCCAGCTTCAGACCTTTGGAGCGCGGCATATCGCGAGGCCGTGGAAAGTCTAGGCGAAGACATAGACGTGGCGATCTTgaaaggcaaaggcattgAGCAGTTATTCCATCAGCTCGAAGAACTCAACACGGAGCTGACCGAGCAGTCTGCCTTCCTGGCGGGCGTGGAATATTTACAACGTATCAAGGTACCATTGGAGAAATTCAAACTTGCCTTGGATCTTGCTACTCCTCTCACTGATATGCAACCGGTTTCCGCTGCTGTCTTTGGGGTGGTCAAGGGCGTCACAGCG ATTGCCATAagcttcgccgccgccgacgtcgagTTTGCCAAGAAGATTGGCGAAATGTTGGAGCAAATGTCATACATTGATGAGTGCGACACGCTGGGCCAGAAATCCGAGAATAAGAATATACACAAG GCCTTGGTATCCGTATATCAAAAGATCCTGGAGTTTTATCAAGCTGCATACGACATATTAACTAGGAGAAAAGTAAAATTAGTCTTGAAAATCATCTTGGAAAACGATAAACTGCCTGCTATTATCAGCGAGTTTATAACGCGCGCTAGCAATCTTCGAAATCTTATTCATACAACCACATTAGAGGTTGTCCAAGAGATCCAGGTCATGCTCTACGATCAACAAA TTGCCGCTTGGCTAGGCCGTGAAAGTGAACTGGTTCAAAGCGAACACCATGACTCACTTCAAGCTATTCGTGCCGATGAGGCCTGTGAATTTCTATTAAAGCACGCCCACTTCCTCAACTGGTACTGTGGAACCGACGCCACTGGCTCCCAAAAGCTAATCATGGTTGGCGACATGGGCAGTGGCAAAAGCGTCTCTATGGCGTTTCTTGTCGACGAGTTGGTCAAAAAGAGTCAGTTCCAGCTACCCCGGGCCAAGGtttactactactactgccaACCTGGCAAGACTGATAACTACGCCTCCTTCCTGTCGACCTGGATCCTGCAGCTCCTCGAAGACTTTcccgccaagaagaaggcctttGTCGAGCTATACAACCAAGCCAGAACACAGGGGGACCGGAATCCGGGAAAGAACAAGACCTTTCTAGAACGCATCCTCAAAGGCTTCCTGGGAGACGTCGACCGTTTGCTTTTCATCGCAATCGACGGCCTGGATGAGTTTGATAGGCGGTCGCGCAAACAGCTGGTCGAGTTCCTGGATACATCGATGCAGGTGACGTCCAAACTAAAAGTTGTCCTGTCTACCCGTCCCGAAGACGAAATTCTAGAGCTTCTGGGCGAGACGCCAAAAATTTACGTGAGCTCTCACGCGGGGAGAGATGGCATCATTGTCAAAAAGATTGTAAACGACAGGTTGAATCACCTGTCGCCAGATGTCAAAGGGCTCATTATCCGCACGCTATCCGAACGTGCCAACGGGAGCGCCATCTGGACGAATACCGTCGTTCAGCTAATCGAAGGGCTCGAGATAAGAGCCCTCGGTCCTATGAAGACGTTTTTGGAAGACATACCACTTCCCGATAGGCTTCACACCCTGTACAGCCAATGCATAACGAAATGTACATCAAACCGGCCTGAAAATAAACCCATTGCCGTCACGGCTTTGAAATTCCTCTCCGTCGTCCGCAGGCCGCTTAGCATATTGGAACTCTCATGGGCAGTGACGCTGGCCCTGGCCGGAGATGGTATAACAAGCATCGAATCTCTAGCCGATCTTGTAGACAGTGGCCGCGTCATGAGCCTGATCCGACCGTTTGTTGCCCACATCGATTTTGGAGACGTGAAGAAGCGTCAGGTCCGGCTGCTGCACCTGTCGGTAAAGGACTTCGTCACCCAGTCACTAGCTTCGTCGGGCATGCCGCATACACCATCGGCCGAGTGCTGCGCGGAGATGTTGGAGGCCGAGTTGATGAATACCTGCGTCAGGTATCTCCTGCTCGACGAGGTTGGCCAGAGGCATCTCTTTTCTGACGAGCAGCTCGCTATCGAGGCTCTACCGCAAGAAGTTGACCTGTTCAACGACGACAGCGAGCCTAATAACTACACTGCCAACTGCAGCTGGGACGAGTGGGAGGAGACCATGATTCGCTACGACCCGACGGAGCGCGGCTTTGGGGAGTTGTTCGTTTACGCTTCGTGCTACTGGGTTGAGCACTGGAGCGTCATCACTACGCCGTCCCTAGTAGAGTTGGCGAGCATCGAAAAGCTATGTGAGCCCGGTTCTACCAGGATTCACAACTGGATTGAGCAGAACCGCCGACCTGGGTGCGTTATTTTGCCGAGGGTCGTATTTGACCCTAGTTTGTATGACCCCCTTGGTATTGCCGCGCTGTTTAGCTCGCCCGACATGTTTCGCCACGTGGTTGAGAGTTCCGACTTTGGCAGCGCAAAGTTCTTGCCCAAGTCAATCATGAAGGCTGCTGATCAACTCATCCAGTGGGGTGACATATGTAGGCTGAGGATGCTGCCTCTCGACGAGAAGGCGAAGCATCGGCTTCTTACTTTGGAGTTCTTCCGGCTAGTCATTCACCAGTGGTTTGGTCGCAAGACTGACCTACGGCGTCAAAATTGGGATGGAGTCTTTGACTTTATTTATGACGTCCTGGACGTCATGATACGAGAAAAGTGGGCAAACAAGCTCTTTTGTGCGGCTACCGCGAAGTGCTGTCTGCCCATGATCCAGCGTTTGGTGGGCAGAGCCAGGATCAACAAAGAGCTGGAGAGCGAGCTGTGTTGTCGAGATTCTCCAGACGCTGGCGAGACATTAAATACCAGTGCAGTGAGTCATTTAATTCAGGAGGCTATGAGGGAAGATGACATCGAGGTGGTTGAGTATTTAATAAAGCACTACGGTACTGAGGTACGCCTCCCCAACTCCAAGTCACGCGAGGAAGATGCCTAG